A genomic region of Nymphaea colorata isolate Beijing-Zhang1983 chromosome 2, ASM883128v2, whole genome shotgun sequence contains the following coding sequences:
- the LOC116246965 gene encoding ubiquitin C-terminal hydrolase 12-like isoform X1, whose product MTMMTPPPLDQEDEEMLVPHSDFNDGPQSMEVVAQGETISTAENQQVEEPPSTRFTWTIENFSRLNVKKYYSDVFIVGGYKWRILIFPKGNNVDHLSMYLDVADSATLPYGWSRYAQFSLAVVNQIHSKYSIRKDTQHQFNARESDWGFTSFMPLSELYDPGKGFLVNDTCVVEAEVAVRKVVDYWTYDSKKETGYVGLKNQGATCYMNSLLQTLYHIPYFRKAVYHMPTTENDMPSGSIPLALQSLFYKLQYSDNSVATKELTKSFGWDTYDSFMQHDVQELNRVLCEKLEDKMKGTVVEGTIQQLFEGHHMNYIECINVDYKSTRKESFYDLQLDVKGCRDVYASFDKYVEVERLEGDNKYHAEQYGLQDAKKGVLFIDFPPVLQLQLKRFEYDFMRDTMVKINDRYEFPLQLDLDREDGKYLSPDADRSVRNLYTLHSVLVHSGGVHGGHYYAFIRPTLSDQWFKFDDERVTKEDTKRALEEQYGGEEELPQTNPGFNNTPFKFTKYSNAYMLVYIRESDKEKIICNVDEKDIAEHLRIRLKKEQEEKEHKKKEKAEAHLYTIIKVARSEDLADQIGKDIYFDLVDHDKVRSFRIQKQLPFSLFKEEVAREFGIPVQYQRFWLWAKRQNHTYRPNRPLTQQEELQSVGQLREVSNKAHNAELKLFLEVELGPDGHPHPPPDKTKEDILLFFKLYDPEKEELRYVGRLFVKAGGKPVEILTRLNEMAGFPPNEEIELYEEIKFEPTVMCEHIDKRMTFRASQLEDGDIICFQKSPLVDTDEHCRYPDVPSFLEYVHNRQVVHFRSLDKPKEDDFCLELSKLHTYDDVVERVARHIGLQEPSKIRLTSHNCYSQQPKPQPIKYRGVEHLSDMLVHYNQTSDILYYEVLDIPLPELQGLKTLKVAFHHSTKDEVVIHSIRLPKQSTVGDVINDLKSKVELSNPNAELRLLEVFYHKIYKIFPLNEKIENINDQYWTLRAEEIPEEEKNLGAHDRLIHVYHFTKDASQNQMQVQNFGEPFFLVIHEGETLAEVKLRIQKKLQVPDEEFRKWKFAFMSLGRPEYLQDADVVSSRFQRRDVYGAWEQYLGLEHSDTAPKRAYTINQARHTFEKPVKIYN is encoded by the exons ATGACAATGATGACGCCTCCCCCCTTGGAT CAGGAGGACGAGGAGATGCTCGTCCCTCATTCCGATTTCAATGACGGACCGCAGTCGATGGAAG TTGTGGCGCAAGGGGAGACGATCAGCACAGCGGAGAACCAGCAGGTCGAGGAGCCTCCCTCGACTCGTTTTACTTGGACCATCGAGAACTTCTCGAGGTTGAATGTCAAGAAATACTACTCCGATGTGTTCATCGTTGGTGGCTATAAATG GAGGATTTTGATCTTTCCAAAAGGAAATAACGTAGACCATTTGTCTATGTACCTGGATGTGGCGGATTCAGCAACCCTACCTTACGGATGGAGTCGATATGCACAGTTTAGCTTGGCCGTGGTCAATCAAATCCATAGCAAGTACAGCATAAGGAAAG ATACACAGCATCAGTTCAATGCACGTGAGAGTGATTGGGGATTTACTTCCTTCATGCCTCTCAGTGAGCTATACGACCCGGGGAAAGGGTTTCTTGTAAATGACACATGTGTGGTGGAGGCTGAGGTTGCCGTTCGTAAAGTGGTTGACTATTGGACGTATGACTCGAAGAAGGAAACTGGATATGTTGGTCTTAAGAACCAAGGAGCGACATGTTACATGAACTCCCTTCTTCAAACATTGTATCATATACCTTATTTTCGAAAG GCAGTGTATCATATGCCGACAACCGAGAATGATATGCCATCAGGCAGTATCCCTCTGGCCTTGCAGAGCTTATTTTATAAGCTCCAGTACAGTGATAATAGTGTTGCTACGAAAGAGCTGACAAAGTCGTTTGGATGGGATACGTATGACTCTTTCATGCAGCATGATGTTCAAGAGCTAAACAGAGTCCTTTGTGAAAAACTGGAAGACAAAATGAAG GGCACAGTTGTTGAGGGCACCATACAACAGTTATTCGAAGGACACCACATGAACTACATAGAGTGCATCAATGTTGATTATAAATCTACAAGGAAGGAATCATTCTACG ACCTACAACTTGATGTTAAAGGATGTAGAGATGTTTATGCTTCCTTTGACAAGTATGTGGAAGTGGAGCGCCTAGAAGGTGATAATAAGTATCATGCAGAACAATATGGACTACAG GATGCAAAGAAGGGTGTACTCTTTATCGATTTCCCTCCTGTTTTGCAGCTTCAGCTAAAacgatttgaatatgattttatgCGTGATACAATGGTTAAG ATAAATGATCGATATGAGTTCCCACTGCAGTTGGACCTTGATAGGGAGGATGGTAAATATCTTTCACCTGATGCAGACAGGAGTGTTCGGAATCTTTACACGCTTCACAG TGTTCTAGTTCACAGTGGTGGAGTGCATGGAGGACATTACTATGCTTTTATTAGGCCTACTCTCTCTGATCAGTG GtttaaatttgatgatgaaaggGTAACGAAAGAAGACACAAAGAGAGCATTAGAGGAGCAGTATGGTGGTGAAGAGGAG TTACCCCAGACAAACCCTGGATTTAATAATACACCATTCAAATTTACAAAATACTCAAATGCATACATGCTTGTTTACATTCGGGAAAGTGACAAAGAGAAGATAATTTGTAATGTCGACGAGAAGGACATTGCCGAGCATCTAAGG ATTAGGTTGAAGAAAGAGCAAGAGGAAAAGGAACataagaaaaaggagaaagccGAAGCTCACTTGTATACTATAATAAAG GTTGCTCGGAGTGAGGATCTTGCGGATCAGATTGGCAAGGATATATATTTTGATCTGGTAGACCATGATAAAGTTCGCAGTTTTCGTATTCAGAAACAACTTCCATTTAGTCTTTTTAAG GAAGAGGTGGCCAGGGAATTTGGGATACCAGTGCAGTATCAGCGTTTCTGGCTGTGGGCGAAGCGACAAAACCATACATATCGTCCAAACAGGCCTTTGACCCAACAAGAGGAACTTCAGTCT GTTGGCCAGTTGAGAGAGGTCTCCAACAAAGCTCATAATGCTGAGCTGAAGTTGTTTTTGGAGGTTGAACTTGGACCG GATGgtcatcctcatcctcctccCGACAAGACAAAAGAAGATATTCTTCTGTTTTTCAAGCTTTATGACCCTGAAAAGGAAGAATTACG ATATGTCGGAAGGCTTTTTGTCAAAGCGGGAGGTAAGCCAGTAGAAATACTAACCAGATTGAATGAAATGGCTGGTTTCCCaccaaatgaagaaattgaattgtATGAG GAGATCAAGTTTGAGCCCACTGTCATGTGCGAACATATTGACAAACGCATGACTTTTCGGGCCAGCCAG CTTGAGGATGGGGACATCATCTGTTTTCAGAAATCTCCTTTGGTTGATACGGATGAGCATTGCCGATACCCAGATGTCCCCTCTTTTCTGGAATATGTTCATAATCGACAG GTTGTCCATTTCCGTTCTCTTGATAAACCAAAAGAGGATGATTTCTGTTTGGAGCT atCAAAGTTACATACATATGATGATGTTGTTGAAAGAGTTGCAAGGCATATAGGATTGCAGGAGCCCTCAAAAATCAGGCTGACGTCCCATAACTGTTATTCCCAGCAGCCTAAGCCACAGCCCATTAAGTACAGAGGTGTAGAGCATCTGTCTGATATGCTTGTTCACTACAATCAG ACATCTGATATACTCTATTATGAAGTCTTGGACATTCCACTTCCAGAATTGCAAGGTCTGAAAACTCTGAAAGTTGCATTTCATCACTCAACAAAGGATGAA GTGGTCATTCATAGTATAAGATTGCCGAAACAAAGTACTGTAGGGGATGTCATTAATGACCTGAAGTCCAAG GTTGAATTGTCTAATCCAAATGCTGAGCTGAGACTGCTTGAGGTTTTCTATCACAAGATTTACAAG ATATTTCCATTGAACGAGAAGATTGAGAATATCAATGATCAGTACTGGACATTGCGTGCGGAAGAG ATCccagaggaagagaaaaatctTGGGGCACATGACCGGCTGATCCATGTTTATCATttcacaaaagatgcatcacaAAATCAAATG CAGGTACAAAATTTTGGAGAACCTTTTTTCTTGGTTATACATGAAGGTGAGACGTTGGCAGAGGTTAAGTTACGGATTCAGAAAAAATTGCAGGTTCCTGATGAGGAGTTCAGGAAG TGGAAGTTTGCGTTCATGTCATTGGGTCGCCCTGAATACCTTCAGGATGCCGATGTGGTCTCTAGTCGATTTCAG AGGAGAGATGTTTATGGTGCATGGGAACAGTACCTTGGACTGGAGCATTCAGATACTGCCCCCAAGAGGGCGTATACAATCAATCAG GCACGGCACACTTTTGAGAAACCAGTAAAGATATACAACTAG
- the LOC116246965 gene encoding ubiquitin C-terminal hydrolase 12-like isoform X2 encodes MTMMTPPPLDQEDEEMLVPHSDFNDGPQSMEVVAQGETISTAENQQVEEPPSTRFTWTIENFSRLNVKKYYSDVFIVGGYKWRILIFPKGNNVDHLSMYLDVADSATLPYGWSRYAQFSLAVVNQIHSKYSIRKDTQHQFNARESDWGFTSFMPLSELYDPGKGFLVNDTCVVEAEVAVRKVVDYWTYDSKKETGYVGLKNQGATCYMNSLLQTLYHIPYFRKAVYHMPTTENDMPSGSIPLALQSLFYKLQYSDNSVATKELTKSFGWDTYDSFMQHDVQELNRVLCEKLEDKMKGTVVEGTIQQLFEGHHMNYIECINVDYKSTRKESFYDLQLDVKGCRDVYASFDKYVEVERLEGDNKYHAEQYGLQDAKKGVLFIDFPPVLQLQLKRFEYDFMRDTMVKINDRYEFPLQLDLDREDGKYLSPDADRSVRNLYTLHSVLVHSGGVHGGHYYAFIRPTLSDQWFKFDDERVTKEDTKRALEEQYGGEEELPQTNPGFNNTPFKFTKYSNAYMLVYIRESDKEKIICNVDEKDIAEHLRIRLKKEQEEKEHKKKEKAEAHLYTIIKVARSEDLADQIGKDIYFDLVDHDKVRSFRIQKQLPFSLFKEEVAREFGIPVQYQRFWLWAKRQNHTYRPNRPLTQQEELQSVGQLREVSNKAHNAELKLFLEVELGPDGHPHPPPDKTKEDILLFFKLYDPEKEELRYVGRLFVKAGGKPVEILTRLNEMAGFPPNEEIELYEEIKFEPTVMCEHIDKRMTFRASQLEDGDIICFQKSPLVDTDEHCRYPDVPSFLEYVHNRQVVHFRSLDKPKEDDFCLELSKLHTYDDVVERVARHIGLQEPSKIRLTSHNCYSQQPKPQPIKYRGVEHLSDMLVHYNQTSDILYYEVLDIPLPELQGLKTLKVAFHHSTKDEVVIHSIRLPKQSTVGDVINDLKSKVELSNPNAELRLLEVFYHKIYKIFPLNEKIENINDQYWTLRAEEIPEEEKNLGAHDRLIHVYHFTKDASQNQMVQNFGEPFFLVIHEGETLAEVKLRIQKKLQVPDEEFRKWKFAFMSLGRPEYLQDADVVSSRFQRRDVYGAWEQYLGLEHSDTAPKRAYTINQARHTFEKPVKIYN; translated from the exons ATGACAATGATGACGCCTCCCCCCTTGGAT CAGGAGGACGAGGAGATGCTCGTCCCTCATTCCGATTTCAATGACGGACCGCAGTCGATGGAAG TTGTGGCGCAAGGGGAGACGATCAGCACAGCGGAGAACCAGCAGGTCGAGGAGCCTCCCTCGACTCGTTTTACTTGGACCATCGAGAACTTCTCGAGGTTGAATGTCAAGAAATACTACTCCGATGTGTTCATCGTTGGTGGCTATAAATG GAGGATTTTGATCTTTCCAAAAGGAAATAACGTAGACCATTTGTCTATGTACCTGGATGTGGCGGATTCAGCAACCCTACCTTACGGATGGAGTCGATATGCACAGTTTAGCTTGGCCGTGGTCAATCAAATCCATAGCAAGTACAGCATAAGGAAAG ATACACAGCATCAGTTCAATGCACGTGAGAGTGATTGGGGATTTACTTCCTTCATGCCTCTCAGTGAGCTATACGACCCGGGGAAAGGGTTTCTTGTAAATGACACATGTGTGGTGGAGGCTGAGGTTGCCGTTCGTAAAGTGGTTGACTATTGGACGTATGACTCGAAGAAGGAAACTGGATATGTTGGTCTTAAGAACCAAGGAGCGACATGTTACATGAACTCCCTTCTTCAAACATTGTATCATATACCTTATTTTCGAAAG GCAGTGTATCATATGCCGACAACCGAGAATGATATGCCATCAGGCAGTATCCCTCTGGCCTTGCAGAGCTTATTTTATAAGCTCCAGTACAGTGATAATAGTGTTGCTACGAAAGAGCTGACAAAGTCGTTTGGATGGGATACGTATGACTCTTTCATGCAGCATGATGTTCAAGAGCTAAACAGAGTCCTTTGTGAAAAACTGGAAGACAAAATGAAG GGCACAGTTGTTGAGGGCACCATACAACAGTTATTCGAAGGACACCACATGAACTACATAGAGTGCATCAATGTTGATTATAAATCTACAAGGAAGGAATCATTCTACG ACCTACAACTTGATGTTAAAGGATGTAGAGATGTTTATGCTTCCTTTGACAAGTATGTGGAAGTGGAGCGCCTAGAAGGTGATAATAAGTATCATGCAGAACAATATGGACTACAG GATGCAAAGAAGGGTGTACTCTTTATCGATTTCCCTCCTGTTTTGCAGCTTCAGCTAAAacgatttgaatatgattttatgCGTGATACAATGGTTAAG ATAAATGATCGATATGAGTTCCCACTGCAGTTGGACCTTGATAGGGAGGATGGTAAATATCTTTCACCTGATGCAGACAGGAGTGTTCGGAATCTTTACACGCTTCACAG TGTTCTAGTTCACAGTGGTGGAGTGCATGGAGGACATTACTATGCTTTTATTAGGCCTACTCTCTCTGATCAGTG GtttaaatttgatgatgaaaggGTAACGAAAGAAGACACAAAGAGAGCATTAGAGGAGCAGTATGGTGGTGAAGAGGAG TTACCCCAGACAAACCCTGGATTTAATAATACACCATTCAAATTTACAAAATACTCAAATGCATACATGCTTGTTTACATTCGGGAAAGTGACAAAGAGAAGATAATTTGTAATGTCGACGAGAAGGACATTGCCGAGCATCTAAGG ATTAGGTTGAAGAAAGAGCAAGAGGAAAAGGAACataagaaaaaggagaaagccGAAGCTCACTTGTATACTATAATAAAG GTTGCTCGGAGTGAGGATCTTGCGGATCAGATTGGCAAGGATATATATTTTGATCTGGTAGACCATGATAAAGTTCGCAGTTTTCGTATTCAGAAACAACTTCCATTTAGTCTTTTTAAG GAAGAGGTGGCCAGGGAATTTGGGATACCAGTGCAGTATCAGCGTTTCTGGCTGTGGGCGAAGCGACAAAACCATACATATCGTCCAAACAGGCCTTTGACCCAACAAGAGGAACTTCAGTCT GTTGGCCAGTTGAGAGAGGTCTCCAACAAAGCTCATAATGCTGAGCTGAAGTTGTTTTTGGAGGTTGAACTTGGACCG GATGgtcatcctcatcctcctccCGACAAGACAAAAGAAGATATTCTTCTGTTTTTCAAGCTTTATGACCCTGAAAAGGAAGAATTACG ATATGTCGGAAGGCTTTTTGTCAAAGCGGGAGGTAAGCCAGTAGAAATACTAACCAGATTGAATGAAATGGCTGGTTTCCCaccaaatgaagaaattgaattgtATGAG GAGATCAAGTTTGAGCCCACTGTCATGTGCGAACATATTGACAAACGCATGACTTTTCGGGCCAGCCAG CTTGAGGATGGGGACATCATCTGTTTTCAGAAATCTCCTTTGGTTGATACGGATGAGCATTGCCGATACCCAGATGTCCCCTCTTTTCTGGAATATGTTCATAATCGACAG GTTGTCCATTTCCGTTCTCTTGATAAACCAAAAGAGGATGATTTCTGTTTGGAGCT atCAAAGTTACATACATATGATGATGTTGTTGAAAGAGTTGCAAGGCATATAGGATTGCAGGAGCCCTCAAAAATCAGGCTGACGTCCCATAACTGTTATTCCCAGCAGCCTAAGCCACAGCCCATTAAGTACAGAGGTGTAGAGCATCTGTCTGATATGCTTGTTCACTACAATCAG ACATCTGATATACTCTATTATGAAGTCTTGGACATTCCACTTCCAGAATTGCAAGGTCTGAAAACTCTGAAAGTTGCATTTCATCACTCAACAAAGGATGAA GTGGTCATTCATAGTATAAGATTGCCGAAACAAAGTACTGTAGGGGATGTCATTAATGACCTGAAGTCCAAG GTTGAATTGTCTAATCCAAATGCTGAGCTGAGACTGCTTGAGGTTTTCTATCACAAGATTTACAAG ATATTTCCATTGAACGAGAAGATTGAGAATATCAATGATCAGTACTGGACATTGCGTGCGGAAGAG ATCccagaggaagagaaaaatctTGGGGCACATGACCGGCTGATCCATGTTTATCATttcacaaaagatgcatcacaAAATCAAATG GTACAAAATTTTGGAGAACCTTTTTTCTTGGTTATACATGAAGGTGAGACGTTGGCAGAGGTTAAGTTACGGATTCAGAAAAAATTGCAGGTTCCTGATGAGGAGTTCAGGAAG TGGAAGTTTGCGTTCATGTCATTGGGTCGCCCTGAATACCTTCAGGATGCCGATGTGGTCTCTAGTCGATTTCAG AGGAGAGATGTTTATGGTGCATGGGAACAGTACCTTGGACTGGAGCATTCAGATACTGCCCCCAAGAGGGCGTATACAATCAATCAG GCACGGCACACTTTTGAGAAACCAGTAAAGATATACAACTAG